The DNA segment TTTTTCTCCCCCTTCGTGATATTTCCTCTATTTTTTTTATTGAGTCCTTTGACTGCGGTATAAATTTGTCAGACTCTTCAACGATCAAAAGGTACGGTTTTCTCTGCTCTGTTGCAACGTCATAAAGTGCATGGACCATCTTTGTGACACGCGGGATCATTTCAACTTCCGAGACATCGTAAATTACAGGACGGCTCTCCGAAACCGCCCTTTGAAGAATATGCTGGATGTTGACCTTCTCAATATCATAGTCCATAGTTATTCCGTCACACTCGGAATCCCCGCCTTCCGCACCAATCCACCAGATATTATCGTATTTTTCCTTTAGCGAATAATATTCCCCTTCTGTATCGATTAAGCAGAACCCTATATTGTTTCTGCACATTTTTTCACATAAAACTGCAATACTCCAGCTCTTTCCGGCGCCTGACTGGGCTATTATACAGGTCCTGCCGGTAACAAGCTCCTGGGCATCAATATAAAAATCCCGTCCCCCGGCTTTTCCTATTTTCAATTCCATATATTCTCGTCTCTCGATAATTAGATTCTAAAGCTTTTAACAATATTTGTTTACATAAACTTTTAGACAATATACACCGACTGACAGAAAATGCATCAAAAACCTTTCCCCCAAAAGGAAAAATTTCTGTTATGTCTCAGTTATATAATTAAAGACCATAAATGTAAGCATAGTAAAGACCGGCGTTAACCAAAGTAATTCCTGGTGCTTAAAATAAAGACGATTCAGGATTAAGAGATGACAGATTACAAAGAACAGGTATATCAGCCCGAAGAAGATACTTACCTTCTTCTGGAATGCGCCTTAAAAGAGGCACGTCCCTGTGAAAATATAATTGAAGTCGGTACCGGAAGCGGCAAAATAGCGGGAGAGATAAAAAAAATCTCAGAGAACACATTTGCTATAGATATAAATCCTTATGCATGCACAGCCTCAAAAAAGAAAGGTATAGAGGTCATAAGAGGCGATCTTTTATCCTGCATAAATAAAAGATTTGACCTGATTATCTTCAATCCTCCATACCTTCCGACACAGCCCGGTGAGAGAATTGATGACTGGCTGGAATATGCTCTTGACGGAGGAATAAGCGGGCGGAATACTATAGAAAGATTTGCCGGTATGCTTGAGAAAGCAATGACAGACAACGGAAGGTGCCTTCTTTTGATCTCATCCCTTACGGGGAAAGATGAGGTTCTGGCAGATCTTTCATCACTTGAATTAAATGTGTGCGTAATATCAGAGCGGTGCATCGAAGATGAAAAACTCTATGTTTTAAAAATAACACCCGGCGCATCCAGAAAGAAAAAATGACGATCATCTATGCACATCATATATTTTCATGCACTCACAGGATAATAATACATACAAACAGATAATTTCTATAAAAAATCAAAATTAAGACATTTTTTTTCCAAAAAAAGTTAGAAATTTATATATATTATAAATCAGGAATTTAAATTGGAGGTCTAAAATGGACGAAGTGGTAGTAATTGACAGTGAATTTTCACCGGTAAACTGGTGGGTATTCCTGCTTCAGGGACTGATAGCAATTATATTCGGTGCAATTGCGCTTGTATGGGCACCTTACGTTGTGGATCTGTTTGCCTATTTCATAGGCGCCCTGATTATTATTTACAGTATTTCTACTATTATCAAAGGTATTGTCAAAAAAGATTCGACTAAATCAAAAGCAGTTCTTGTAATTATAGGGATAATAGGTTTAATTATAGGAATACTTGCTGTGCTTAATGTTCTTGTTTTATGGCTTACGATAGCTGTCCTTATTGCAATATGGGCCCTCATCACAGGATTCGGAGATCTGTGGCTAGGCCTTACTGCGGAAAAGGAAAACGGATGGTATCGTCTGCTCCTTTCAATAACAGGAATTATAGGGATAGCTCTTGGTATAGTTCTTATAATTTTCCCGCTTCTCGGGACTGTTGTAATTGTTCAGGTCATCGGTGTATTTGCAATAGCAATCGGAATAGTTGACCTGATAACAGGATTCATGGTGCAGGGAAAACTCAGTTCAAACTAAATATACCTATTTTTAGAGGCATCAGCTTCTCATAAACAGTGAATCCAGTCTAGTTCTTGTGAAGACGAGCATAGTAGGTCTTCCATGGGGGCATGTATAAGGAAGCTCGGTTTTCGAAAGCTGGTTCAAAAGGCGGTTCATCTGTTCTTTGGTCAGTACAGAACCGGCCTTTATTGCCGCACGACATGCTATTGTCGAAGTAATTTTTTCTTTCTTGGAATCCAGAGATTTAAGATTTTCATCCAGAAGATCAGAAATGATATCCTTAAGAATCTCTGTACCTATCCGTTTTCCAAGGACCATAGGGACTGTCCTGACAGCAAACGTGTTTTTGCCAAACTCTTCAATAACAAACCCTTCCTCTGCAAGAAGTGAAAGATTGGAGCTCAGTGTTTCAGCTTCTTTTTCCTTAAAGGTCATTATAACCGGTACTAAAAGCTCCTGGGACTTATTTCCTGAATCACGGATTTTTATAACCTGATCATAAAGAATTCTTTCATGAGCTGCATGCTGGTCGACTACGACTAGCTCATCACCCTTTGAATTCCTCATATTCGCAATAATATAAGACGCATCATACTGTCCTATAACCTCCATTGCCGGAAGTTTCGATTCATTTTCTGATTCATCAAAATTTTCGGTGAGTCTCAACTGACTGTCGGTCGCACTAAATCTCGGATGATAACCAAAGTCCGGTTTTCCAGAAAGCTCCGGTTCACTGTCCCCTAAGTCATATGTGCCAGCTGGAGATTCAACCTTAAACAAAGGTTTTTGCAGGCTTTCTTCGGCAGATATTTCTTTAAAAGTATTTTTTTCACCTGATGAAAAGTCCAGCTGAACATTCCCTGATTTCAGTGCCTTTTTAACTGCAGATGAAATTTCCTCAAATATCTCCTTTTCGCGTGACAGTCTTACTTCCCTCTTTGTAGGGTGGACATTTACATCTACTATACTTCTGTCAATTATAATGTTTAGAAAAACGGCAGGATAGCGGTCTTTTGCCAGAAGAGTTCCGTAACCACTTTTTATTGCCTTCATCAGAACAGGAGAGGCAACTACACGGTTATTTATTGACAATAAAACATGTTTCGAGTCCGGGTAATTGAGATTCTGAACTGAACAGAACCCCTCTGTTCTCATAAATGAATTCACTGACTCTACATCAAACATTTTATCCGAAATATCTTTCCCGTAAATATATGATATAGTTTCGATGAGAGAATCCGTCTTCAGTGTGGATATTTTTTCCTTTCCGTTGTGAACCAGCCTGAATGAGACCGAAGGATTCGCTATTGCAATACGTTCGATTACGGTGTAGATATGATTGAATTCAGTCTGCCTGGACTTGAGGAATTTTTTCCTTGCCGGTGTATTGAAAAAAAGATTTTCCACTATTACAGTTGTCCCGTCAGGAGAGCCTGTCTCTCCTATATCAATTACATTTCCCCCCTCGGCGATAATCTTTGTTCCAGATAATACCTTCGATGAATGCGTCTTTGTTATAACTGTCAGCCTTGAAACCCCGGAGATACTTGCGAGGGCCTCACCTCTGAACCCCATAGTCTCAATATTTGAAATGTCTGACACATCTTCTATTTTGCTTGTTGCATGGCGCTTTAAAGAAAGCAGGGCCGAATCCCGGTTCATGCCGCATCCGTTGTCCACAACCATCATCCTGAAAATTCCGCCTGAATCAGAACCTATATCAACAGTCACTGAATCCGCGCCTGAATCAAGAGAATTTTCTACAAGCTCTTTTACCACCGACGCTGGCCGCTCTACGACCTCTCCGGCAGCAATTTTATTGACTGTAGCCTCGTCAAGTACATGTATAGTGCGTGTGTTTTCAGAATCGTTCAATTATTATCATCTCCGGCCTCTTTTTTCAGTTCATACAGCAGTGCAAGTGCTTCTCTAGGATTAACAGAGTTTGGATCGATGCTTTTCAGTTTTTTCAGGACTGGGTCTTCCTTTCGCGGTGAAGATACAGGTTCGGGGTTGTCAATCAGCAGAAGCTGTGTATACCGTGGCATTTTTCTGCCGCTTTTTGGATCATACTGTTTCTCCTGTTCTTCCTTTAGAATAATTTCTGACCTTTTAATTACTTTGGACGGTATTCCGGCAAGTTTTGCCACGTGAATACCATAGCTCCTGTCGGTTGCACCGGGAATCAGTTTTCTCAAAAACACCACATCGTCCCCTGTCTCCCTGACAGCAAAATGGTAATTCCTTACTCTTTTCAAATCGGCCTCTATTTCTACCATTTCATGGAAATGTGTTGCAAACAGAGTCCTGGGCCCCTCCTGTTTAGTCCCGTGAAGAAACTCAAGGACTGCCTTTGCAATGGAAAAACCGTCCAGGGTACTTGTCCCCCTGCCAATTTCATCAAGAATGACAAGACTTTCAGGTGTTACATTATTCAGTATATTGGCAAGTTCAAGCATTTCCACCATAAATGTACTCTGCCCGCTTGCCAGGTCATCAAAAGCTCCGACTCTTGTAAAAATCCTGTCTACAATTCCGATGACAGCAGTATCTGCAGGAACAAAACACCCCGTCTGGGCCATTATGCATATAAGTGCAACCTCACGCATATACGTGGATTTTCCAGCCATATTCGCCCCTGTAATTATCAGTATCTGGTTGTCTGATGAATCAAGATCAGCATCATTGGGGACAAAGTTCTGGATGTTTCTTTCTACGACCGGATGCCTCCCGTTGTTTATCAGAAGGCGCTTTGAATCTTCTATAACCGGCCGGATGTAATTTCTTGAATGGGATATTGCGGCAAGGTTTGCATATACATCCAGAAGACCGATATTTCTTGCAGTTGTCTGTATTGTTTCAACGTATGGCTTTATCTTTTCAATTAATTCCTGATATATTTCATATTCAAGTGCAGACACCTTCTCCTCCGCATTTGCAATAAGCGATTCTTTCTCCTGCAGGACCGGAAGAGTATACCTTTCGCCGTTTACTGTGGTCTGCTTTCTGACATATTCAGGCGGAACGTTTTTTGAATTTGATTTTGTAACCTCAATAAAATATCCAAAAACCTTGTTGTACCCCACTTTCAGTGACTTTATGCCTGTCCTTTCACGTTCGGACTGCTGAAAGGAGGCTATCCAGTCTTTGCCGGATACTGAGATATCTCTCAGCTCGTCAAGAGAGAGAGCATAACCTTCACGGATAACTCCTCCCACACGGGCATTGACAGGAGGTTCGTCGCACACTGCTTTTGCAATAAGCTTTCTGATATCCTCCATATCACTGATTTTTCTAAGTGACTCTGTAACAAGATATGGAATTTCAGACGGTGAGGAGTCAAAATCACTTTTTATATCCGTTATTTTTTCAAGTGAGTCTTTTAATGCGTTTAAATCACGGGGACCTGCATTTCCGTATGATATACGACTTGCTATTCTTTCTATATCATAGAATTTGTGAAGGTGTTCCCTGAGAGATGAGCGTATCATAGGTAGATCATAAAAATACCCTACTGAGTCCAGACGCCTGTCAATTTCAGCCTTGCTGACAAGTGGTGAGGTGATGAATTTTTTAAGTATTCTGCTGCCCATGGGAGTTTTTGTCTCATTCAGAATA comes from the Methanomicrobium sp. W14 genome and includes:
- a CDS encoding HemK2/MTQ2 family protein methyltransferase, whose product is MTDYKEQVYQPEEDTYLLLECALKEARPCENIIEVGTGSGKIAGEIKKISENTFAIDINPYACTASKKKGIEVIRGDLLSCINKRFDLIIFNPPYLPTQPGERIDDWLEYALDGGISGRNTIERFAGMLEKAMTDNGRCLLLISSLTGKDEVLADLSSLELNVCVISERCIEDEKLYVLKITPGASRKKK
- a CDS encoding DUF308 domain-containing protein: MDEVVVIDSEFSPVNWWVFLLQGLIAIIFGAIALVWAPYVVDLFAYFIGALIIIYSISTIIKGIVKKDSTKSKAVLVIIGIIGLIIGILAVLNVLVLWLTIAVLIAIWALITGFGDLWLGLTAEKENGWYRLLLSITGIIGIALGIVLIIFPLLGTVVIVQVIGVFAIAIGIVDLITGFMVQGKLSSN
- the mutL gene encoding DNA mismatch repair endonuclease MutL, which translates into the protein MNDSENTRTIHVLDEATVNKIAAGEVVERPASVVKELVENSLDSGADSVTVDIGSDSGGIFRMMVVDNGCGMNRDSALLSLKRHATSKIEDVSDISNIETMGFRGEALASISGVSRLTVITKTHSSKVLSGTKIIAEGGNVIDIGETGSPDGTTVIVENLFFNTPARKKFLKSRQTEFNHIYTVIERIAIANPSVSFRLVHNGKEKISTLKTDSLIETISYIYGKDISDKMFDVESVNSFMRTEGFCSVQNLNYPDSKHVLLSINNRVVASPVLMKAIKSGYGTLLAKDRYPAVFLNIIIDRSIVDVNVHPTKREVRLSREKEIFEEISSAVKKALKSGNVQLDFSSGEKNTFKEISAEESLQKPLFKVESPAGTYDLGDSEPELSGKPDFGYHPRFSATDSQLRLTENFDESENESKLPAMEVIGQYDASYIIANMRNSKGDELVVVDQHAAHERILYDQVIKIRDSGNKSQELLVPVIMTFKEKEAETLSSNLSLLAEEGFVIEEFGKNTFAVRTVPMVLGKRIGTEILKDIISDLLDENLKSLDSKKEKITSTIACRAAIKAGSVLTKEQMNRLLNQLSKTELPYTCPHGRPTMLVFTRTRLDSLFMRS
- the mutS gene encoding DNA mismatch repair protein MutS — protein: MSKEGPTPAMRQFYEMKKKYPDTVLFFQMGDFYETFGEDAEVVSRELEITLTSRGRDVNGEKMPLAGVPIHAGEMYIARLVRKGYRVAICDQVEDPKKAKGIVKRDVVRIITPGTIIDSEMLGNSGSSYLMSVFPDKKNKEYGIAFLDISTGEFFISSCNASSGFSDLNSEISKYQPAECIIPVSSSSGLSENLKKLGVIVTSYSDSAFDLKFAGDYLKNHFHVSSLEGYGCLGMDSSICAAGACLSYACETQMTDLNYIRNFSTKISSNNMILDAVTLRNLEILENIKSGGPDSSLFGILNETKTPMGSRILKKFITSPLVSKAEIDRRLDSVGYFYDLPMIRSSLREHLHKFYDIERIASRISYGNAGPRDLNALKDSLEKITDIKSDFDSSPSEIPYLVTESLRKISDMEDIRKLIAKAVCDEPPVNARVGGVIREGYALSLDELRDISVSGKDWIASFQQSERERTGIKSLKVGYNKVFGYFIEVTKSNSKNVPPEYVRKQTTVNGERYTLPVLQEKESLIANAEEKVSALEYEIYQELIEKIKPYVETIQTTARNIGLLDVYANLAAISHSRNYIRPVIEDSKRLLINNGRHPVVERNIQNFVPNDADLDSSDNQILIITGANMAGKSTYMREVALICIMAQTGCFVPADTAVIGIVDRIFTRVGAFDDLASGQSTFMVEMLELANILNNVTPESLVILDEIGRGTSTLDGFSIAKAVLEFLHGTKQEGPRTLFATHFHEMVEIEADLKRVRNYHFAVRETGDDVVFLRKLIPGATDRSYGIHVAKLAGIPSKVIKRSEIILKEEQEKQYDPKSGRKMPRYTQLLLIDNPEPVSSPRKEDPVLKKLKSIDPNSVNPREALALLYELKKEAGDDNN